A region of Lycium barbarum isolate Lr01 chromosome 3, ASM1917538v2, whole genome shotgun sequence DNA encodes the following proteins:
- the LOC132631395 gene encoding uncharacterized protein LOC132631395, whose translation MVNISSLIRHSGIWNDDNKYVNYKIDVVTFKEYSTYEELLQTVATQLNLDKQRKNINIKYMVECDDIPMEIPNDMGVRVYVELKKENKALPMYPLCIITTDRSMEICISGESCVEGDYLQIGYTNQTNVMETVGSRDFASSSCRKADLLFENNKGMFIDDKNQKVVVVDQVYKDKDTLKAVMVIYAITNRFNYRTERCNAISYILVCVSGECGWKFKSSSVGKSRFFRVREFQDKHTCLLKENDYSQCQATSRLVSGIVKPKVANHKRKYTPKDIAEDVKNDFGMDVSYMVAWRAKEKAMKDLIGEPAESYKRLPGYLYIFDKTYPGSHIKMRKTRKKEFLYVFIALYAFIKGFDYCRPIAVVDGSHLKTPYNGTFVSTSTLDGAGNIVPLAYGVIDYENDRSWTWFFEHFIETYGIRENVYTQDEFDELMGKVQKVDMLVAEYLESAGRDKWAKLYVSVNRWWTVTSNIAEWINQHLLAARELPIYNFLEEVEPSTEFVYTVHDGGRRFILNLNSKTCSCRMFQLDEIPCLHAWAVIKKKNLFSDDYCSDLFKPETVLKTYDIPVDPLPDEREWNIPKYILENVVLPSRYKRPPGRPKKRRDKPLSKLLFGKNRHACCTCGQLGHNRRSCSFESRRK comes from the exons ATGGTCAATATTTCATCGTTGATTAGACACTCTGGCATTTGGAACGACGATAATAAATACGTCAATTACAAAATTGATGTTGTGACTTTCAAGGAGTATTCGACGTATGAGGAATTGTTACAAACAGTTGCAAcccaattgaatttggacaagcagaggaaaaacataaacataaaatacATGGTTGAATGTGATGATATTCCAATGGAAATTCCCAATGATATGGGTGTTAGGGTGTATGTGGAATTGAAGAAAGAGAACAAAGCGTTACCAATGTACCCATTATGTATAATTACAACTGATAGAAGCATGGAGATATGTATATCAGGTGAGAGTTGTGTTGAAGGTGATTATTTGCAAATCGGATATACGAATCAAACGAATGTAATGGAAACAGTTGGTTCCCGTGATTTTGCATCATCAAGTTGTAGAAAGGCTGATTTGTTATTCGAAAACAACAAGGGTATGTTTATTGATGACAAGAACCAAAAAGTAGTTGTCGTCGATCAAGTATACAAGGATAAAGATACATTAAAAGCTGTGATGGTGATTTATGCAATTACAAACAGGTTCAACTATCGTACAGAAAGGTGTAATGCAATAAG CTACATACTTGTGTGTGTATCAGGAGAGTGTGGTTGGAAATTCAAGTCGTCAAGTGTAGGTAAGTCAAGATTCTTTAGAGTTAGAGAGTTTCAAGACAAACATACATGCCTGTTAAAGGAAAATGATTATTCCCAATGCCAAGCTACAAGTCGGTTGGTAAGTGGGATTGTCAAACCAAAAGTAGCAAACCATAAGAGGAAATATACGCCTAAAGACATTGCGGAGGACGTCAAAAATGATTTTGGCATGGATGTTTCATACATGGTTGCTTGGCGGGCCAAAGAAAAGGCGATGAAAGATTTAATTGGTGAACCGGCTGAATCTTATAAAAGATTACCTGGATATCTATACATCTTTGATAAGACTTACCCGGGTTCACATATCAAAATGCGTAAAACCCGCAAAAAAGAATTCTTGTATGTTTTTATAGCATTGTATGCATTTATCAAAGGCTTTGATTATTGTCGGCCAATTGCGGTAGTTGACGGAAGCCACTTAAAAACACCGTACAATGGAACATTTGTCTCAACAAGCACATTAGACGGTGCGG GCAACATAGTTCCCTTAGCATATGGTGTGATTGATTATGAGAATGATAGATCCTGGACGTGGTTTTTCGAGCATTTCATAGAAACATATGGAATTAGAGAGAAT GTATACACGCAGGATGAATTTGATGAGTTGATGGGGAAGGTTCAAAAGGTAGATATGCTCGTGGCAGAGTATTTGGAATCGGCTGGTAGAGACAAGTGGGCTAAATTGTATGTATCTGTTAACCGATGGTGGACAGTGACTTCTAACATAGCAGAGTGGATTAACCAACATCTTCTAGCAGCTAGAGAACTGCCTATATATAACTTTCTCGAAGAA GTAGAACCATCAACCGAATTTGTGTACACAGTACATGATGGAGGAAGGCGATTCATTCTTAATTTGAATAGCAAAACTTGCAGTTGTCGTATGTTTCAACTAGATGAAATCCCCTGCCTGCATGCATGGGCTGTCATTAAGAAGAAAAATCTATTTTCTGATGATTATTGCTCTGATTTGTTCAAACCGGAGACCGTGTTGAAGACATATGATATACCTGTGGATCCTCTACCCGACGAGCGTGAATGGAACATTCCCAAATACATCTTGGAGAATGTGGTTTTGCCATCAAGATACAAGAGACCGCCTGGTAGGCCAAAGAAGAGGCGTGATAAGCCTTTAAGTAAATTATTGTTTGGAAAGAACAGACATGCTTGCTGTACTTGTGGACAACTTGGACACAACAGACGTTCATGCagttttgagtctcgaaggaagTGA